The Camelus bactrianus isolate YW-2024 breed Bactrian camel chromosome 12, ASM4877302v1, whole genome shotgun sequence genome includes a window with the following:
- the KRT2 gene encoding keratin, type II cytoskeletal 2 epidermal, protein MSCQISCKPRGIGGGGGGGFRGFSSGSAVVSGGSRRSATSFSCLSRHGGGGFGSQSLAGLGGTKYISASVAGGGRSFSSVGGFGGGRGGFGGGIGFGSGISFGGGSGFGGGSGFGGGSGFGGSGFGGGGRGRFGGGGGFGGFGGPGGFGPGGFPGGGIHEVSINQSLLQPLNVKVDPDIKNVKSQEREQIKTLNNKFASFIDKVRFLEQQNQVLQTKWELLQQVDVSTRTTRLDPLFQEYIGKLQTYVNTLSAERTSQDSELNNMQDLVEDFKKKYEDEINKRTDAENDFVKLKKDVDNAYMNKVDLQVKVDMIKQEIDFLKILFDAELSQLQQNVTDTNVILSMDNNRNLNLDSIISEVKSQYEEIAQKSKAEAEALYHSKYEELQITAGKHGDSLKEVKMEISELNRVIQRLQGEISQVKKQCKNVQDSIADAEQRGEDALKDAQNKLSELEDTLQKNKEDLARLLRDYQELMSTKLALDVEIATYRKLLEGEECRMSGDLSSSVTVSVTSSTVSSNVGSRAGFGGHGAGGRGSGSGGGGYSSGSSSYGFGGRRSSSRGSGGGGSGSGGGYGSGGGYGSGGKHSSGGGSRGVSGSGGGSGSGGGYSSGGGSIGGSGSGGGYGSGGGSKADLSSGRGGSSSVKGGSGSGEGHGSSVTFSFR, encoded by the exons ATGAGTTGTCAGATCTCGTGCAAACCTCGAGGAataggaggaggaggtggaggaggattCCGGGGCTTCAGCAGTGGTTCAGCTGTGGTCTCCGGTGGGAGCCGGCGATCAGCCACCAGCTTCTCCTGCTTGAGCCGCCATGGTGGTGGCGGCTTTGGCAGTCAGAGCCTTGCTGGTCTTGGAGGGACCAAGTACATCTCCGCTAGTGTGGCTGGAGGAGGTAGAAGCTTTAGCTCCGTTGGAGGATTTGGTGGCGGAAGAGGTGGCTTTGGAGGTGGCATTGGCTTTGGAAGTGGCATCAGCTTTGGAGGAGGCAGTGGCTTTGGAGGAGGCAGTGGCTTTGGAGGAGGCAGCGGCTTTGGAGGCAGCGGTTTTGGTGGAGGTGGTAGAGGCCGGTTTGGAGGTGGTGGTGGCTTTGGAGGTTTTGGGGGTCCTGGTGGCTTTGGGCCTGGAGGATTCCCTGGTGGAGGCATCCACGAAGTGTCTATCAACCAGAGCCTCCTGCAGCCTCTCAACGTGAAAGTTGACCCAGACATAAAGAATGTGAAGTCTCAGGAGCGGGAGCAGATCAAAACTCTCAACAACAAATTTGCTTCCTTCATCGACAAG GTGCGGTTCCTGGAGCAGCAGaaccaggtgctgcagaccaaaTGGGAGCTGCTGCAACAAGTTGACGTCAGCACCCGTACCACCCGCCTGGACCCCCTCTTTCAGGAGTACATTGGCAAACTGCAGACTTACGTGAACACGCTTTCTGCAGAAAGAACATCCCAAGATTCAGAGCTGAACAACATGCAGGATCTTGTTGAGGATTTTAAGAAGAA GTATGAGGATGAAATCAACAAGCGCACAGATGCTGAGAATGATTTTGTGAAACTTAAAAAG GACGTAGACAATGCCTACATGAACAAGGTGGACCTGCAGGTCAAGGTGGACATGATAAAACAGGAGATTGACTTCCTGAAAATCCTCTTTGATGCG GAGCTGTCTCAGCTGCAACAGAATGTCACGGACACCAATGTCATCCTGTCCATGGACAACAACCGCAACCTGAACCTGGACAGCATTATCTCCGAGGTCAAGAGCCAGTATGAAGAGATCGCCCAGAAGAGCAAGGCTGAGGCTGAGGCGCTGTACCACAGCAAG TACGAGGAGCTGCAGATCACTGCTGGGAAGCATGGAGACAGCCTGAAGGAGGTCAAGATGGAGATCAGTGAGCTGAACCGTGTGATCCAGAGGCTGCAAGGGGAGATCTCCCAAGTGAAGAAGCAG TGTAAGAATGTGCAAGACTCCATTGCAGATGccgagcagaggggagaggatgcCCTCAAAGATGCCCAGAACAAGCTGTCTGAGCTGGAGGACACCCTGCAGAAGAACAAGGAGGACCTGGCCCGCCTGCTGCGTGACTACCAGGAGCTGATGAGCACCAAGCTGGCCCTGGACGTGGAGATCGCCACCTACCGCAAGCTGCTGGAGGGCGAGGAGTGCAG GATGTCTGGAGACCTCAGCAGCAGTGTGACAGTGT CTGTCACGAGCAGCACCGTCTCTTCGAACGTGGGGTCCAGGGCTGGTTTTGGAGGCCATGGTGCTGGAGGTAGAGGGTCCGGTTCTGGAGGAGGAGGATACAGCTCTGGAAGCAGCAGTTATGGCTTCGGAGGCCGAAGGTCCAGCTCCAGAGGCAGTGGTGGAGGAGGCTCTGGCTCTGGTGGCGGGTATGGCTCTGGAGGAGGATATGGTTCTGGAGGAAAACACAGCTCTGGAGGCGGCTCCAGAGGGGTCTCTGGCTCTGGGGGAGGGTCTGGTTCTGGAGGAGGATACAGTTCAGGAGGTGGCTCCATAGGGGGCTCTGGCTCTGGGGGAGGGTACGGCTCTGGGGGCGGCTCCAAAGCGGACTTAAGCTCCggaaggggaggttctagctcagtaaagggtggttctggctcaggtgAAGGTCACGGTTCCAGCGTGACCTTCTCTTTTAGATAA